A genome region from Cucumis sativus cultivar 9930 chromosome 4, Cucumber_9930_V3, whole genome shotgun sequence includes the following:
- the LOC101220837 gene encoding uncharacterized protein LOC101220837 isoform X2 — protein sequence MDSATLTMSSSVILRNSSLKLLVIRKIQPPLCFKRNKFSKISALYPNGSASGGDSSAADVHRRRSSFESLFCYDKAIPEERIETPIGISLAEKMIGNNPRCTDCQAKGAVLCATCSGSGLYVDSILESQGIIVKVRCLGCGGTGNIMCSECGGRGHLGSK from the exons ATGGATTCAGCTACTTTAACCATGTCATCGTCTGTCATTTTGCGTAATTCATCGCTGAAATTACTTGTCATTAGAAAGATTCAACCCCCGTTGTGTTTCAAAAGGAACAAGTTCTCCAAGATCTCCGCGCTCTATCCCAATGGCTCTGCTTCTGGG GGGGATTCTTCAGCTGCAGATGTTCATAGACGACGAAGTTCTTTTGaatctttgttttgttatgaCAAGGCTATCCCAGAGGAAAGAATTGAGACGCCTATTGGAATATCTCTGGCAGAGAAAATGATTGGAAACAATCCCCGTTGCACTGATTGTCAAGCCAAAGGTGCTGTTCTTTGTGCAACTTGCTCTGGCTCGGGCTTGTATGTCGACTCAATATTGGAGAGCCAGGGAATAATTGTGAAAGTTCGTTGTCTAG GTTGTGGTGGAACTGGCAATATCATGTGTTCAGAATGCGGTGGTCGAGGTCACCTGGGATCTAAATAA
- the LOC101220837 gene encoding uncharacterized protein LOC101220837 isoform X1 — protein sequence MDSATLTMSSSVILRNSSLKLLVIRKIQPPLCFKRNKFSKISALYPNGSASGQGDSSAADVHRRRSSFESLFCYDKAIPEERIETPIGISLAEKMIGNNPRCTDCQAKGAVLCATCSGSGLYVDSILESQGIIVKVRCLGCGGTGNIMCSECGGRGHLGSK from the exons ATGGATTCAGCTACTTTAACCATGTCATCGTCTGTCATTTTGCGTAATTCATCGCTGAAATTACTTGTCATTAGAAAGATTCAACCCCCGTTGTGTTTCAAAAGGAACAAGTTCTCCAAGATCTCCGCGCTCTATCCCAATGGCTCTGCTTCTGGG CAGGGGGATTCTTCAGCTGCAGATGTTCATAGACGACGAAGTTCTTTTGaatctttgttttgttatgaCAAGGCTATCCCAGAGGAAAGAATTGAGACGCCTATTGGAATATCTCTGGCAGAGAAAATGATTGGAAACAATCCCCGTTGCACTGATTGTCAAGCCAAAGGTGCTGTTCTTTGTGCAACTTGCTCTGGCTCGGGCTTGTATGTCGACTCAATATTGGAGAGCCAGGGAATAATTGTGAAAGTTCGTTGTCTAG GTTGTGGTGGAACTGGCAATATCATGTGTTCAGAATGCGGTGGTCGAGGTCACCTGGGATCTAAATAA
- the LOC101208969 gene encoding protein PNS1 translates to MLNLAGQGFSSTLLIHQPIQSTSRTHQSEKMETRTPPNVLQNQSLQVQQIRVSSSTPNKVQEPIRLNEPAVGWRIFRRLSHIILVVHLWLVAVLVIYLTVRGLQAASKTHHFHPRKWYPPLLASTGSSGIIGFSWQAFTGCSPSMALKTAFWFSPVLSLASGVFFVIVGSRGGLAAGVILIVCSLILSVYVCWINHRLNYAIRLLSLSTKYPPKNTSIFVFGSIIIGILYASFLVIGIGGAIALRSDFTALFVAAILLILSWSLQVIKNIVQVTISCIKYLNLAEGSEKDIGAAFHDIIKNSVGTISLGSAIIPLFSFIQGSARSMRLVAGDSDEFLFSCANCCSGLASLLRSHGNRWGFVHVGVFNKGIVQASYDTWEAFKRAELEIVIHSDLTVSFCVLCGVSSGAICSIISGIWTLVIHKNYATELAIYAFLIGYFLCRIAMAWPQACVSAYYVAYAENPQNPRYDSTVPDQIQRLQRRSQFNQPQNLKTSEEADLDHSSSFSKRLA, encoded by the exons ATGTTGAATCTTGCAGGCCAAGGATTTTCAAGCACATTACTTATTCATCAACCAATCCAAAGCACTTCAAGAACACATCAAAG TGAAAAAATGGAAACCCGAACACCACCAAATGTATTGCAGAATCAATCCCTACAAGTTCAACAAATAAGGGTTTCATCTTCAACTCCTAACAAG GTTCAAGAACCCATCCGTCTGAACGAGCCTGCCGTAGGATGGAGAATTTTCAGGAGGCTTTCACACATAATTTTAGTTGTCCATCTATGGCTGGTAGCTGTGTTGGTAATCTATCTGACAGTTCGGGGACTTCAGGCAGCTTCTAAAACACATCATTTTCACCCAAGAAAGTGGTACCCTCCATTGTTGGCTTCTACTGGAAGCTCTGGAATCATTGGCTTTTCATGGCAGGCCTTCACCGGTTGTTCTCCTTCTATGGCTTTGAAGACAGCCTTCTGGTTCAGCCCTGTTCTATCTCTCGCTTCTGGCGTTTTCTTTGTCATTGTTGGATCTCGTGGTGGTTTAGCAGCAGGAGTGATTCTCATAGTTTGTTCCTTGATTCTGTCGGTATATGTCTGTTGGATCAATCACCGTTTGAATTACGCAATTCGACTTCTATCACTTTCTACTAAATATCCTCCGAAGAACACCTCaatctttgtttttggatCAATCATCATTGGCATTCTTTATGCATCTTTCTTGGTCATTGGTATCGGTGGAGCAATTGCTCTTAGGTCTGATTTTACAGCATTGTTCGTGGCAGCAATACTGTTGATCCTAAGCTGGAGTCTGCAGGTCATCAAGAACATAGTGCAAGTTACAATCTCATGCATAAAGTACTTGAATTTGGCTGAGGGTAGCGAAAAGGACATAGGAGCAGCTTTCCACGACATAATAAAGAATTCAGTTGGAACTATTTCTCTTGGCTCAGCCATCATCCCCCTTTTTAGCTTCATTCAGGGATCTGCACGTTCCATGAGGCTGGTAGCAGGAGACTCAGATGAGTTCCTTTTCTCCTGTGCAAACTGCTGCTCGGGATTGGCTTCGTTGCTGAGAAGCCATGGAAATAGGTGGGGTTTCGTCCACGTCGGAGTTTTCAATAAAGGGATTGTGCAGGCTTCCTATGATACCTGGGAAGCATTCAAAAGGGCAGAGTTGGAAATTGTTATACATTCTGATCTCACCGTGTCCTTCTGCGTTCTCTGTGGGGTTTCAAGTGGTGCAATCTGCAGCATTATAAGTGGGATCTGGACACTTGTAATACACAAGAACTACGCAACAGAATTAGCAATCTATGCCTTCCTAATTGGCTATTTTCTG TGTCGAATAGCAATGGCATGGCCGCAAGCATGTGTTTCTGCCTATTACGTGGCCTATGCAGAGAATCCCCAGAATCCTCGATATGACTCCACCGTGCCTGATCAGATTCAACGCCTTCAGCGGAGATCGCAGTTTAATCAACCacaaaacttgaaaacaagTGAAGAAGCAGATTTAGACCATTCCTCAAGTTTTAGTAAGAGACTGGCCTAA